Proteins encoded in a region of the Isosphaeraceae bacterium EP7 genome:
- a CDS encoding type II toxin-antitoxin system Phd/YefM family antitoxin — translation MGAGRDVHSLVDFKKNTPDFLKKLKETGTPIVLTANGKSELVVQDAVAYQKLLDALEDAKVAEGIRRGLEDVAAGRLSSLNEFEAHVKSTHGITI, via the coding sequence ATGGGCGCTGGCCGCGATGTCCATTCCCTGGTCGATTTCAAGAAGAACACCCCCGACTTCCTCAAGAAATTGAAGGAAACGGGGACGCCCATCGTCCTGACCGCCAACGGCAAGTCGGAACTCGTGGTTCAGGATGCCGTGGCGTATCAGAAGCTGCTCGATGCCTTGGAAGACGCCAAGGTTGCCGAGGGTATCCGGCGGGGACTGGAGGACGTTGCGGCCGGGCGTTTGAGTAGCCTGAATGAGTTCGAGGCTCACGTGAAGTCAACGCACGGGATTACGATCTGA
- a CDS encoding extracellular solute-binding protein, which produces MLGMRSVALVSGLLLALVLESGCGGPAADEPGVGKAASFKGVKLVVGMVGAEGLKSAVEGQRGEWAATRGAEVSVRQEPVDLKVLGGVDLLIFPGERLGDLVDAGVLAVIPDLALKPRPRAESESTADPAKVEETDSFKAGDLIPVYRDQVTHYGADRFALPLGGTGFVLVMNRAALDSEASKAAASSAKVELAPPATWSQLDALAAALNGKDWSGDGQPDFGIALALGDDTEGTADALFLARAAAAGQHRDQYSYLFESDTMVPRVASPPFVEAMAALVKLAPSGPPGMNKFDAKAARAAFAAGNVAMLVDRAERASEWGDANAIAVAPLPGSSRVYDPARKAWESTESPNQASYLPDGGGWLVGVAAKLDGPSRVAALDFALFLAGPDTTNRLRADRVAPQLATRNAQLRQGLPNPRSAPGVDARQWAEAVEKTLRAPRVLPGLRIHDAAGYLSDLTKGRLAALAGTPADKALAEVSASWDRRTDLLGRARQVWHYRRTLNTLETAAQPPAR; this is translated from the coding sequence ATGCTGGGTATGCGATCAGTCGCCTTGGTGTCGGGCCTGCTGTTGGCCCTGGTGTTGGAATCGGGCTGCGGCGGGCCGGCGGCCGACGAGCCGGGCGTGGGCAAGGCCGCGTCGTTCAAGGGGGTCAAGCTCGTCGTCGGGATGGTCGGCGCCGAGGGCCTGAAATCGGCCGTCGAAGGCCAGCGAGGCGAATGGGCGGCCACCCGAGGAGCCGAGGTCAGCGTCCGCCAGGAACCCGTGGACCTCAAGGTCCTCGGAGGCGTCGACCTCCTCATCTTCCCGGGCGAACGCCTGGGCGACCTCGTCGACGCCGGCGTCCTGGCCGTCATCCCCGACCTGGCTCTCAAGCCCAGACCCAGGGCCGAATCCGAATCGACGGCCGATCCGGCCAAAGTCGAGGAGACCGACTCCTTCAAGGCCGGCGACCTGATCCCCGTCTATCGCGACCAGGTGACCCACTACGGCGCCGATCGGTTCGCCCTGCCGCTGGGCGGCACCGGGTTCGTCCTCGTCATGAATCGCGCGGCGCTCGACTCCGAGGCCAGCAAGGCCGCCGCCAGCTCGGCCAAGGTCGAGCTGGCCCCTCCCGCCACCTGGAGTCAGCTCGACGCCCTGGCCGCCGCGCTCAACGGCAAGGACTGGAGCGGTGACGGCCAGCCCGACTTCGGGATCGCGCTCGCCCTGGGCGACGACACCGAGGGGACCGCCGACGCCCTCTTCCTCGCCCGAGCGGCCGCCGCGGGCCAGCATCGCGACCAGTATTCGTACCTGTTCGAGTCCGACACGATGGTCCCGCGCGTCGCGTCCCCCCCGTTCGTGGAAGCGATGGCTGCCCTCGTCAAGCTCGCCCCATCGGGCCCGCCGGGCATGAACAAATTCGACGCCAAAGCCGCCCGTGCGGCGTTCGCGGCCGGCAATGTGGCGATGCTCGTCGACCGCGCCGAGCGTGCTTCCGAATGGGGCGACGCCAACGCGATCGCAGTCGCCCCCCTGCCCGGCTCGTCCCGCGTCTACGATCCCGCCCGCAAGGCCTGGGAATCGACCGAGTCCCCAAACCAGGCCAGCTATCTGCCCGACGGCGGGGGCTGGCTCGTGGGGGTGGCGGCGAAGCTCGACGGCCCGTCCCGCGTTGCGGCGCTCGACTTCGCCCTGTTCCTGGCCGGCCCCGACACCACCAATCGCCTCCGCGCCGACCGCGTCGCTCCCCAGCTCGCCACCCGCAACGCCCAGCTCCGCCAGGGGTTGCCCAATCCACGATCGGCCCCCGGCGTCGACGCCCGCCAGTGGGCCGAGGCCGTCGAGAAGACCTTGCGGGCCCCTCGGGTCCTCCCAGGCCTGCGCATTCACGACGCCGCCGGCTACCTGTCCGACCTGACCAAAGGCCGACTCGCGGCCCTCGCCGGCACGCCCGCCGACAAGGCCCTGGCCGAGGTCTCGGCCTCCTGGGATCGGCGCACCGACCTCCTCGGCCGTGCCCGCCAGGTCTGGCATTACCGCCGGACCCTGAACACCCTGGAAACCGCCGCCCAGCCCCCCGCACGCTAG
- the serS gene encoding serine--tRNA ligase: protein MLDLKFVLANLDAVKKNCLDRNVAPDVVGELDRIVDLDGRHKALLQQVEGIRRRQNEVAQATGREKDGHARSELVLEGKRLKAEVVGSEDELKGLDAALRTSLGRIPNMTHPDTPIGALEGESVELRKVGTPRTFDFKPLDHVEIGKRLDLIDFEAGAKVSGQGFYFLKNEAVLLELALQQYALNMLVKAGFTPISTPDLARVSILEGIGFNPRGEETQVYSVADTDLCLIGTAEITLGGMHADEILDEAKLPLKYVGLSHCFRTEAGAAGRASKGLYRVHQFSKVEMFAFTTPEQSGAIHAEILQAEEDFFGGLGIPYRVLDICSGDLGGPAYRKFDLEAWMPGRGEAGEYGEVTSTSDCTDYQARRLGIRYKPAGQKGTRFVHTLNGTAVALSRALIVILENYQRADGLVDVPEVLRPILGRDVIGPR, encoded by the coding sequence ATGCTCGACCTGAAATTCGTCCTGGCCAACCTCGACGCGGTCAAGAAAAACTGCCTCGACCGCAACGTGGCGCCCGATGTCGTGGGCGAGCTGGACCGGATCGTGGACCTCGACGGCCGGCACAAGGCCTTGCTCCAGCAGGTGGAAGGCATCCGCCGGCGGCAGAACGAGGTGGCGCAGGCCACCGGCCGCGAGAAGGACGGCCACGCGCGGTCCGAGCTGGTCCTCGAGGGGAAGCGGCTGAAGGCCGAGGTCGTCGGCTCGGAAGACGAGCTGAAGGGGCTGGACGCCGCGCTGAGAACGTCGCTGGGGCGCATCCCCAACATGACCCACCCCGACACGCCCATCGGCGCGCTGGAAGGCGAGAGCGTCGAGTTGCGGAAGGTCGGCACGCCCCGCACGTTCGACTTCAAGCCGTTGGATCACGTGGAGATCGGCAAGCGGCTGGACCTGATCGACTTCGAGGCGGGGGCGAAGGTCTCGGGGCAGGGGTTCTACTTCCTCAAGAACGAGGCGGTGCTGCTGGAGCTGGCCCTCCAGCAATATGCGCTCAATATGCTGGTGAAGGCCGGGTTCACGCCGATCAGCACGCCCGACCTGGCGCGGGTGTCGATCCTCGAAGGGATCGGCTTCAACCCGCGCGGGGAGGAGACGCAGGTCTACTCGGTGGCCGACACGGATCTGTGCCTGATCGGGACGGCGGAGATCACCCTAGGGGGGATGCACGCCGACGAGATCCTGGACGAGGCGAAGCTCCCGCTGAAGTACGTCGGGCTGTCGCACTGCTTCAGGACCGAGGCGGGGGCGGCCGGCCGGGCGAGCAAGGGTCTCTATCGGGTCCACCAGTTCAGCAAGGTGGAGATGTTCGCGTTCACCACGCCCGAGCAGTCGGGGGCGATACACGCCGAGATCTTGCAGGCCGAGGAAGACTTCTTTGGCGGGCTGGGTATCCCGTATCGGGTCCTGGATATCTGCTCGGGCGACCTGGGGGGCCCGGCCTACCGCAAGTTCGACCTGGAAGCCTGGATGCCGGGCCGGGGCGAGGCGGGCGAGTACGGCGAGGTGACCAGCACGTCGGACTGCACCGACTACCAGGCGCGTCGGCTGGGCATTCGCTACAAGCCGGCCGGCCAGAAGGGGACTCGGTTCGTGCACACGCTCAACGGCACGGCCGTGGCCCTGAGCCGTGCCCTGATCGTGATCCTGGAGAATTATCAGCGGGCCGACGGCCTGGTGGACGTACCTGAAGTGCTGCGGCCGATCCTGGGCAGGGATGTGATCGGGCCGCGTTGA
- a CDS encoding creatininase family protein, which translates to MKFAEMTAPALRKVSREETLIVAPIAACEQHSRHLPVFTDAILVGAVADIAEAALPGQVLMLPVLWMGASDHHLPFGGTLTAPLPVYESMLIELLRPLLKDGFRRIMLLNGHGGNIDPLHVALRRLNNDYPDAILTGAAYWEIAQAEIGALCEGPRKVMGHACEIETSMIMHLRPDLVQTAEILDDPCPTPEGMTGLFWARDFAQATDHGAVGYPEQANAARGAKMLQAAGQAVAAACKAVLGLPLPGK; encoded by the coding sequence ATGAAATTCGCCGAGATGACCGCACCGGCCCTGCGCAAGGTGTCCCGCGAAGAGACCTTGATCGTGGCGCCGATCGCCGCCTGCGAGCAGCACAGCCGCCACTTGCCCGTCTTCACCGACGCGATCCTGGTGGGCGCCGTCGCCGACATCGCCGAAGCGGCCCTGCCCGGACAGGTCCTGATGCTCCCGGTGCTCTGGATGGGCGCCAGCGACCACCATCTCCCCTTCGGCGGCACGCTGACGGCCCCGCTGCCCGTCTATGAATCCATGCTCATCGAGCTGCTCCGTCCGCTCCTGAAGGACGGCTTCCGCCGGATCATGCTCCTGAATGGCCACGGCGGCAACATCGACCCCTTGCACGTCGCGCTCCGCCGCCTGAACAACGACTACCCCGACGCCATCCTGACCGGTGCCGCCTACTGGGAGATCGCCCAGGCCGAGATCGGTGCCCTCTGCGAAGGCCCGCGCAAAGTGATGGGCCACGCCTGCGAGATCGAGACCTCGATGATCATGCACCTCCGCCCCGACCTGGTGCAGACCGCCGAAATCCTCGACGACCCCTGCCCCACCCCCGAAGGAATGACCGGCCTCTTCTGGGCCCGAGACTTCGCCCAGGCCACCGACCACGGGGCCGTCGGCTACCCCGAGCAAGCCAACGCCGCCCGAGGCGCCAAGATGCTGCAAGCCGCCGGCCAGGCCGTGGCCGCCGCCTGCAAGGCCGTGCTGGGGTTGCCTTTGCCGGGGAAGTGA
- a CDS encoding type II toxin-antitoxin system RelE/ParE family toxin, whose amino-acid sequence MDKIQIAAQALVQADEAHSWLSEHLSKEVAETWYGELFKQIGTLTLFPTRCPVAPESGGSSEVVRELAFGIRRHPHNYRILFVVRDEVVVILHVHRTSPRVVD is encoded by the coding sequence ATGGACAAAATCCAGATAGCGGCCCAGGCACTTGTTCAGGCGGACGAAGCGCATTCGTGGTTGAGCGAGCATCTCTCGAAGGAGGTGGCGGAGACGTGGTATGGGGAGCTTTTCAAGCAGATCGGCACGCTGACGCTCTTCCCGACCCGCTGCCCGGTCGCGCCCGAATCCGGCGGATCGTCCGAGGTCGTCCGTGAGCTGGCATTCGGGATACGCCGTCATCCCCACAACTATCGGATCTTGTTCGTCGTTCGCGATGAGGTAGTCGTCATCCTGCACGTCCACCGCACGTCGCCCAGGGTGGTCGACTGA
- a CDS encoding CopG family transcriptional regulator, with the protein MDRINVRLDPHLKEQLDLAARAEGVSPSEVVRAALREHLKAKAPQPDCFDLARKLGILGLAKGLPTDLSTNPIHMEGFGE; encoded by the coding sequence ATGGACCGGATCAACGTGCGGCTCGACCCGCACCTGAAAGAACAATTGGACCTGGCCGCGAGGGCCGAGGGTGTGAGCCCTTCGGAGGTTGTGCGGGCTGCGTTGAGGGAGCATCTCAAGGCGAAGGCGCCTCAGCCGGATTGCTTCGACCTCGCCCGCAAGCTCGGCATTCTCGGGTTGGCCAAGGGCTTGCCGACCGACCTCAGCACCAACCCAATCCATATGGAAGGATTCGGGGAGTGA
- the mgtE gene encoding magnesium transporter, whose product MLRNPLLVPDLRELLQAGEDSALREFLAEYHPARVAEIIEDLDEAEGDALYALLPGREQAGVMSYLDHERQERLVSAMTPTQAAALLHLMSHDDRADLVNRLDEDLVEQILPHLAQAERDDIRRLASYEPGTAGAVMTTDYVTLPPRLTVREALDRVRQEAPDREMIDYSYVVDTRRRLLGFVSLKRLILARPHAIIEDIMKHDAIVARVDEDQEAVARTIDRYDLFAVPVLDDSDMLVGIVTHDDAMDILRREQTKDILAFGGVTSDSEGTDDHPYWQGSIINAVRRRIGWLLMLFFTGTITIFVLRSFKYVDQRFEHLNFDVFVPLLIGIGGNAGSQTVGTIIRGLALGEISKEDGWRVLVREWLTGTMMGTMLGLIGFCFAWLMHGQVRFAAVIGLTILCICMWANSVGALVPLLARRLGIDPALVSAPLISTLVDATGLVIYYLLAILILINLQAWF is encoded by the coding sequence ATGCTGCGGAATCCGCTGCTCGTGCCCGACCTGCGAGAGCTGCTGCAGGCCGGCGAGGACTCCGCGCTGCGCGAGTTCCTCGCCGAGTACCACCCGGCACGCGTCGCCGAGATCATCGAGGACCTCGACGAAGCCGAGGGGGACGCCCTCTACGCGCTGCTGCCCGGCCGCGAGCAGGCCGGCGTGATGAGCTACCTGGACCACGAGCGCCAGGAGCGCCTGGTCTCGGCGATGACCCCGACGCAGGCCGCCGCGCTCCTGCACCTGATGAGCCACGACGACCGGGCCGACCTGGTCAACCGGCTCGACGAGGACCTGGTCGAGCAGATCCTGCCCCACCTGGCCCAGGCCGAGCGCGACGACATCCGCAGGCTGGCCAGCTACGAGCCCGGCACCGCCGGCGCCGTGATGACCACCGACTATGTGACCCTGCCCCCCAGGCTGACGGTGCGCGAAGCCCTCGATCGGGTGCGGCAGGAGGCGCCCGACCGCGAGATGATCGACTACAGCTACGTCGTCGACACCAGGCGCAGGCTGTTGGGGTTCGTCTCGCTGAAGCGCCTGATTTTGGCCCGGCCGCATGCGATCATCGAAGACATCATGAAGCACGACGCGATCGTCGCGCGGGTGGACGAGGACCAGGAGGCCGTCGCCCGCACGATCGACCGCTACGACCTCTTCGCCGTGCCCGTGCTGGACGACTCGGACATGCTCGTCGGCATCGTCACCCACGACGACGCGATGGACATCCTCAGGCGCGAGCAGACCAAGGATATTCTGGCCTTCGGCGGCGTGACCAGCGACTCGGAAGGGACCGACGACCATCCCTACTGGCAGGGCAGCATCATCAACGCCGTCAGGCGCCGGATCGGCTGGCTGCTGATGCTCTTCTTCACCGGCACCATCACCATCTTCGTCCTGCGTTCGTTCAAGTATGTCGACCAGAGGTTCGAGCACCTGAACTTCGACGTCTTCGTCCCCCTGCTCATCGGCATCGGCGGCAACGCGGGCAGCCAGACCGTCGGCACGATCATCCGGGGCCTGGCCCTGGGCGAGATCTCCAAGGAGGACGGCTGGCGAGTCCTGGTGCGCGAGTGGCTGACCGGCACGATGATGGGCACGATGCTGGGCCTGATCGGCTTCTGCTTCGCCTGGCTGATGCACGGGCAGGTCCGATTCGCCGCCGTCATCGGCCTGACGATCCTGTGCATCTGCATGTGGGCCAACAGCGTGGGTGCCCTCGTCCCCCTGCTGGCCAGGCGCCTCGGCATCGACCCCGCGCTCGTCTCGGCCCCGCTCATCTCGACCCTGGTCGACGCGACCGGCCTGGTCATTTACTACCTGCTGGCCATCCTGATCCTGATCAATCTCCAGGCCTGGTTCTGA